The genomic interval CACCGCGTGAATACGTATGCAGGCGCCTCTGCAACTCGTGCATCAACGTTACCCTAACGCAGCTTTCCGCGTGCCCATTGCGCACGCGATCTCTGCCCGAAGGGGGGCGTTGCATGACTCAGGCTCCATGGTGGCGCGGTGCCGTCATCTATCAGATCTATCCGCGTAGCTTTCTCGATGCGAACGGCGATGGCGTTGGCGATCTGCCCGGCATCGTGCAGAAGCTGGATTACATCGCGTCGCTCGGCGTGGACGCGATCTGGATCTCGCCGTTCTTCAAGTCGCCGATGGCCGACTTCGGCTACGACATCGCCGACTATCGCGAGGTCGATCCGCTGTTTGGCACGATGGACGATTTCGATCGCTTACTGGCCAAGGCGCATGCGCTGGGCCTGAAGGTGATGATCGACCAGGTGCTCAGCCACACGTCGGTGGAGCATGCATGGTTCAAGGAGAGTCGCCAGAGCCGCGACAATCCCAAGGCCGATTGGTACGTCTGGGCGGACGCGCGCGAGGACGGCACGCCGCCGAACAACTGGATGTCGATCTTCGGCGGGGTCGCCTGGCAGTGGGAGCCGCGGCGCGGCCAGTACTACCTGCACAACTTCCTGGCGTCGCAGCCTGACCTCAACTTCCACAATCCCGAGGTGCAACAGGCCACGTTGGACAATGTCGAGTTCTGGCTTGCGCGCGGGGTGGATGGGTTCCGGCTGGATGCGATCAATTTCTGCTTCCACGATCCGTCGCTGCGGGACAATCCGCCAAAGCCGCTGGAAAAGCGGGTAGGGCGGGGCTTCAGTCCCGACAATCCGTATGCGTTCCAATACCACTACTACAACAACACGCAGGCGGAGAACCTGCCGTTCCTGCAGAAGCTGCGCGGCCTGCTCGATCGCTATCCGGGAACGGTGAGCCTGGGCGAGATCTCGTCCGAGGACTCG from Xanthomonas sp. DAR 34887 carries:
- a CDS encoding alpha-glucosidase family protein, producing the protein MTQAPWWRGAVIYQIYPRSFLDANGDGVGDLPGIVQKLDYIASLGVDAIWISPFFKSPMADFGYDIADYREVDPLFGTMDDFDRLLAKAHALGLKVMIDQVLSHTSVEHAWFKESRQSRDNPKADWYVWADAREDGTPPNNWMSIFGGVAWQWEPRRGQYYLHNFLASQPDLNFHNPEVQQATLDNVEFWLARGVDGFRLDAINFCFHDPSLRDNPPKPLEKRVGRGFSPDNPYAFQYHYYNNTQAENLPFLQKLRGLLDRYPGTVSLGEISSEDSLATTAEYTRAGHLHMGYSFELLTDDFSARYIRETVSSLETAMTEGWPCWAISNHDVQRAVTRWGRGAQTPAFARLLIALLCSLRGSVCVYQGEELGLSEAEVPFEALQDPYGIAFWPSFKGRDGCRTPMPWDDSAQAGFTTGKPWLPVAPAHRAQSVAAQLADPHSVLTAFQQFQAWRKQHVALRQGDISFVETAEPVLMFQRRHAQQTLLLAFNLSAQASEVTLPEGQWRQLAVPGVDPGEAEGGLQLPGYAMACLERV